The following DNA comes from Bacillaceae bacterium S4-13-56.
ATAAGTTCATAGAAAAGCTTTTTGATTTGCTTCAATTTATGCTTCCTCAGTATAAAAGAGAGGGAAAAAGTCAGTTAGTAATTGCGATTGGGTGTACAGGTGGACAACATCGATCGGTTGCACTTGCTGAATATACGGCTAAACATTTTTCTAAGGATTATATCACCCATGTCACTCATCGTGATATTGATAAGAGAAAGGGTTTGTAGTGAATGACAAAGAAGGAAGTACCCCGAATTGTTGTAATTGGCGGGGGTACAGGATTACCCGTCTTGTTACGAGGCTTAAAGAATTACCCGATAGATATTACCGCGCTTGTTACGGTAGCGGATGATGGAGGAAGCTCGGGAAGACTTCGTGATGAGATGGAAATTCCAGCACCAGGAGATATTAGAAATGTTATTGCTTCCTTATCGACGGCAGAACCAATGATCCTAGAACTTTTTCAGCATCGTTTTAAAAACGGTAATGGATTATCTGGCCATTCCTTAGGTAATCTACTCCTTGCTGCAATGACCGCCATAACAGGGGATTTTTATAATGGAATTAAGGAAATTTCAAGAGTATTAAATGTGAAAGGGACTATCCTACCCATTGCTAATCAGAATATGGTATTGCATGCAGAAATGATGGACGGTACTTTTGTATCAGGAGAATCAAATATCCCCAAAGCTAAAAAGAGAATTAAGCGTGTCTTTTTAAGTCCTCAGCCCGTTCAACCTTTACCTGAGGCTGTGGAAGCTATACAAAACGCGGACTTTATTGTTATAGCACCAGGGAGCCTGTATACCAGCACTTTGCCTAATATGATCGTTCCACAAATTGCGGACGCCATGAGAAATACAAATGCACAAGTGGTTTATGTATGTAATGTCATGACTCAGGATGGAGAAACGAATGGGTATTCAGCTGCTGATCATATTGAGGCTATTGAGGAACATGTTGGAACTGATTGTGTAAGTGGAATTATTGTTCATAATCGTCCCATTGACTTAGATATTCGAAAACGTTATGCAGTAGAAAATTCAGAGCCTGTTATTTATGATACGGACCGATTAAAGAAAATGGGAATTGAAGTTATTGAGGAAGATATCATTGAATTGTCTAAAAAAGGATTACTTCGTCATAATACAGAAAAGATTTCGAAGCTTATTTATCAGTTACTACTAAAAACTTAGGTAGGGGGGTGTTGAATTTGTCGTTTGCATCAGAGACAAAAAAAGAATTGACCAATGTTACGGTTGACATGTGCTGTGCTCGTTCAGAATTAGCAGCACTGATTCGGATGAATGGCTCTGTTTCCTTATCCAATCATCAATATGTTCTAGACGTACAAACCGAAAACGCTGCGATAGCACGCCGAATCTACACCCTTATTAAAATGATATATTTCCATCCAATAGAACTGTTGGTTCGTAAAAAAATGAGATTAAAAAAGAACAATGTGTATATCGTAAGACTAAAAGAAGGTGTTCGCAGTTTGCTTAAAGACTTAGAAATTTTAAGAGAGCCATTTGAACTAGTGAGAACAATTTCTCCTAGTTTTACAAAGAAAAAATGTTGCCGTAGATCTTACCTTCGAGGAGCTTTTTTGGCGGGTGGTTCTGTTAACAATCCAGAAACTTCTTCCTATCATTTAGAGATCTTTACAATTTATGAGGAACACAACGAGGCATTGTGTAAGTTAATGAACTCATTTAAGTTACATGCTAGATCTCTTGAAAGGAAAAATGGATACATTTGCTATCTTAAGGAAGCAGAGAAAATTACAGAGTTTCTAGTAAATATAGGAGCCCATCAAGCGCTGTTACGATTTGAGGATATTCGTATTATGAGAGATATGAGAAATTCAGTCAATCGCTTGGTGAACTGTGAGACTGCTAATCTTAATAAAACGATTGGTGCAGCTTTTCGTCAAGTGGAAAATATAAAGTATATAGAAAACACAGTTGGTTTAGGAGCTCTTCCTGAAAAACTTCGTGAGATTGCAGAGCTTCGCGTAAAACATCAAGATGTAACATTAAAAGAATTGGGTGAACTTATGTCTGCACCCATTAGTAAATCGGGTATAAATCACCGTTTACGTAAGATCGATGAATTTGCTGAAAAAGTTAGAAAAGGAGATATTATTCATGAATAACACCTTTTCATTTCATGCTTTTTCTGATATAATTTTCTAAAATTATTCGAGGGAAAATTTAACTTAGGCTCAGAAATGGGCCTTGTTTTTTCTAGTTTGATTGATAACGCTTTCTTTCAGGGAGGAGGAGAAATATGGATAAGGAAATTAAAATTGACTTGAAGACGGGACTACAAGCCCGCGCGGCAGCTCAGTTTGTTCAAGAAGCTAATAGATTTTCTTCTGAGATATTTATTGAAAAGGATTCTAAGCGAGCGAATGCAAAGAGTATTATGGGATTAATGAGCATTGCCCTAGGGCCCGGTGAAACATTCACTCTAATTGCAGAGGGCAAAGATGAGGAACAAGCAATTGAGGTGCTATCAAAGTTTGTAAGTACACCCGTATCATAACTGATTAGTAGCAGAGTAAGTATAATACTAATTGTGATTTGATGAACAAGCAAATACACTTTGTTTTCATTTTGTAAAAACAAAAAAGACGAGTTCCAATAAATGGGACTCGTCTTTTATTACAAGATAAGAAATTTCGGAGGATCGTAGGTTAAAGCAACGACATCGTATTGGGACTGCGATTACTCGTCCCTCCGAAATGATTGGCAACGCCTACGTGACCCACATCCTGTGGGCCTCACCGCCTTACGTCGATGATCGAGGGCGCTTGCGCTTTTCTTACTAATCAGTTAGTTTTTTTTCCATTACTTTGTCAATTAATCCATATTCTACAGCTTTTGCTGCACTCATGAAGTTGTCACGATCTGTGTCGCGTTGGATAACGTCAAGAGGCTGACCAGTACGTTCAGATAGAATTTGGTTAAGTTTTTCACGCATTTCAATAATTCTTCTTGCATGGATTTCAATATCAGATGCTTGACCTTGAGTTCCACCAAGTGGTTGGTGGATCATGACTTCACTATTTGGTAATGCAAATCGTTTACCTGGTTCCCCAGCAACTAGTAGAAATGCCCCCATAGAAGCCGCCATGCCGATACAGATTGTAGATACTTTCGGCTTAATGAATTGCATCGTATCATAAATTGCCATGCCTGCTGTAATGGATCCTCCCGGAGAGTTAATGTATAGGGAGATGTCTTTTTCAGGGTCCTCAGCTGCTAAGAATAGTAGCTGTGCAACGATTGAATTCGCTACATTGTCATCAATTGCACTTCCAAGCATAATGATTCGATCTTTAAGTAATCGTGAATAAATATCATAGGCACGTTCTCCACGATTTGTTTGTTCAATAACTGTAGGTATTAAATTCATGGAAATACCCCTCCTCAAAATGTTTTTTTGTAAATGCTTATGCTATGAACTTATCATACACATTTGGTCAATAAAGGTCAAAGAATTAACCTTACTGATTAGACCTTCGTAATTTAAGTGAACCACATAATATGTATTCCTTATTGTATGCTTCTTTATACTCTCCCCTTTTTCCTGCAATCGTTTCTAAATTTTTTGCTTGGCAAGGACAAATTTCTACCACCCATGTAAAAAAATAGATTCTATTCAATGTATTCAATTTTTCGACCGTTTAGAATTTATCTTCTCTAGGCATGATTGCCAATTCTTCGTTGGAATATACAGTTTTCCATTATCTTAGTCCGGAACAAAGTACATATTTTCAACCTACGCTGGGCAAATTATGTAGGATAGGTAGATTTGGGGTGAGAAAATTGTTTTGGTTTTTAAAAAAGGGAACGAATGAAAATAAGAATTCCACTTCGAAAGTAGAGCTCGATAAAAGTCTTAAAAGAAATATAGATAAGGTCCACCAATTATTTTCTGAAGACATTAATGCTGACTTTATATCAAGATCTGTCGAAAACAAAAATTCAGGTCTGAAAGGACAGCTGTTTTTTTATCAATCTATTACAGACGTAAAGAGGTTAGAAAGGGAGGTCATTAAACCATTATTAGAAAATAAAATGGAAAGAATTGAATCTAACCTATACATTGATAGTTTGAAAAAAATAGATGATTTCGATGAATTAGTTGATTCTGTGAACAGCGGAAAAGTAATCTTGTTAGTCGATGATCAAGAGTACGGATTGGAGTTGGACTTAACCAATTACGAACATCGTGCGATTGAGAAGGCTGAAAATGAAAATTTGGTCAAAGGCCCCAAAGAAGCTTTTACTGAATCTTTAAGTACAAACTTATCATTGATTAGAAAAAATATACACGACAAAGATTTAATTTCAGAAAAGGTTATTCTAGGAGAGCGCTCTAAAAATGCGTTAGATATTTTGTATATTAAGGATCTTGTGAACGAAGATATTCTGCAAAATGTAAAGGATAGGATTTCTACAATCAAGGATGATAATGTACGCAATCTTGAGTTATTAGAACAACATATTGAAGATAATCCAAATTCGATCATGCCTACCATTCTATATACGGAACGACCTGATCGAGCCTCATGGTATCTAGAAGATGGATATATAGTTTTACTTATGGATAATTCATCCGCCTGTCTTATCTTACCGGTTACATTTTGGGCATTTTTGCAGAACCCAGAAGACTACTACCTGCGTTTTATGTTTGGTAATTTCTCAAGGATCATTCGACTTATTTCTTTTTTTATTACCATCTTTGTTTCCGCAATCTATGTGGCAGTTACAAATTATCATAGCGAGATGATTCCACCAGACCTCCTATTTGCCATTGCAGCTTCAAGAGAAAGGGTACCCTTTCCTATCTTTTTTGAAATATTAATGATGGAATTAGCCTTCGAAATTATAAGGGAGGCAGGACTGCGAATTCCAAGTCCTCTTGGTCCAACGATTGGGATTGTCGGTGCCCTAATCCTAGGCCAGGCAGCCGTAGAGGCTAATATTGTTAGCCCTATCGTCGTCATTATTGTAGCTCTTAGTGGATTATCATCATTTGCATTATCCGATGTAAGCATTAATTATGCCATGAGAATTAGCCGCTTTCTTTTTATAGTTAGTGCTGCTGTTTTTGGATTCTTTGGACTTTGCGGAGCATTTCTTCTTTGGACAATTTATTTAACTTCCATACGTTCTTTTGGTGTTCCTTATTTGGCTATTTTACCAATCTCGAAAAGATCCTCAAAAGGAACCATGTTTAGAAGAAGTGTTAAGTCTGAAAAATGGCGTCCTCTATATTTGAATCCAAAAGATTCTACTAAAAAATAGGAGATCGTTTATGAAGGGTAATATTCAAGGAAAGGAAATCTATGCATTAATTTTGCTTGTGGTAGGGAGTCATCTAGCTGACACGACTCCTACTATTCTGGCACAATCAGGAAAGAATGCCTTTTGGCAAATGCCAGTGGTTGCGTTTGTAGTCATGCTTCCTTCCTTATTGGTCTTATTGTATTTATTAAAAAAATATAAAGATAAAAATCTGGTTACTCTAATAAAAACAATTTTAGGAAAATATGTTGGTGGATTTGTTGTTATCTTACTGTGTTTGCTTGTCTTTGCTGAGCTATTTTCATACAGTCGTACAACAATAGATGAATTGAGTAAAATGTATTTTCCTAATTCACCAATCATTGTGATGTACGGCATTCTCATTTTTATTTGTATTGTTGGGGCTAGGAAGGGATTTGAAAACATTGCAAATACCGCCTGGATTGTGGTTCCTTACATAAAAATAAGTGTATTCTTATTAGCGATCCTCATCATGCAGGAAGCCATATGGAATCGTATTTTTCCCATTTGGGGGGATGGTTTATGGGTGCTTGTAGTAGAAGGAGCCAAAAAGGGCTCTTTATTTGCGGACGTTTTCTTAGTTGTAGTTGCATATAATCAGATGAAATCTAGGAAATCCTTTGTTGGTGCAACGGTCTTTGGGTCCTTTACTGCCTTGATTGAAGTCACTTTCTTCTTTTTAGTTTATAGTGTTGTGTTTGATTATAAGTCTATTGATAATGTGTCTTCACCGTTTCATGAAATGACTCGCTATGTTTCCTTTGGAACTTTCGTTACGAATTTAGAAACATTTTTTATGTTTTTTTGGTTATTTACCATGATGATTCGGTATGTGTTTTTGCTATATATAGTGGCATGGATATTTGGAGAACTGTTTAAAATAAAAGATTTTGAGCCATTATTGATTTCAATTGGTTTCTTAGCAGTTGTGGTAGGGATAGTTCCTCATGATTCTATTGAAAACACACTTATTGTTCGGGATTATATTATGAATGGGATGACTCTCTTTTATTTTATTCTTCCATTTTTATTGTGGAGTGTATCGAAGATTAAAGGAGATTTATCAACATGAAAAAGGTAATAGTTTGTTTGTTGTTACTAACGATTTTATCGGGATGCTTTGATCGTACAGAGGTGGAAGAGAAGGCCTATGTAATAGCCCTTGGGCTTGATTTACCAGAGGACAAAGAAAGCAATCAATTTGATATTTCTATGCAAATTGCCAATCCCGAATCAAGTTCCATTGCATTAGGGGGTGGACAGTCCAGTGAGCCGCCAAAGGAAACGGTTACGATTAGAGCTAATGATTTAATTGCGGCTCGAAGCACCGCTAATACAGTGGTGTCTCGTCAACTTACGTTTGATCATACGAACATATTGGTTGTATCTGAGGAGTTGGCTCGTTCAAAAAAATTTATTAATGTTATCCAGGCTGCTTCGCGTGATCGGCAGCTTCGCCGCGGGTTACAGATTGTTGTTTCCAAAGAAAGAGCAAGTGAATTCCTCAGAAATAATAACCCAACTACAGAAACAAGGCCCCATAAATACTTTCGTTTTATAATGGAAGATGCAGCTCAACAGGGGTTTATACCAGACGCTGACCTTCATCGATTTTTTCAAATTACAGAAGGGGACGCTGATCTGTTTTTGGCAGCTTATGCTACCGCTACTCCAGAGCAGGGGAATAAGAATGGTTTGGAGGATGAATATGTTGCAGGTGAAGTTCCAATTCAAGCTGGATCAAAAACTCAGTTCATAGGCTCTGCTGTATTTAAGGAAGGGCAAATGATTGATACATTAACTGGCGAGGAAACACGTCTAGCCATCCTAT
Coding sequences within:
- a CDS encoding YvcK family protein, encoding MTKKEVPRIVVIGGGTGLPVLLRGLKNYPIDITALVTVADDGGSSGRLRDEMEIPAPGDIRNVIASLSTAEPMILELFQHRFKNGNGLSGHSLGNLLLAAMTAITGDFYNGIKEISRVLNVKGTILPIANQNMVLHAEMMDGTFVSGESNIPKAKKRIKRVFLSPQPVQPLPEAVEAIQNADFIVIAPGSLYTSTLPNMIVPQIADAMRNTNAQVVYVCNVMTQDGETNGYSAADHIEAIEEHVGTDCVSGIIVHNRPIDLDIRKRYAVENSEPVIYDTDRLKKMGIEVIEEDIIELSKKGLLRHNTEKISKLIYQLLLKT
- the whiA gene encoding DNA-binding protein WhiA translates to MSFASETKKELTNVTVDMCCARSELAALIRMNGSVSLSNHQYVLDVQTENAAIARRIYTLIKMIYFHPIELLVRKKMRLKKNNVYIVRLKEGVRSLLKDLEILREPFELVRTISPSFTKKKCCRRSYLRGAFLAGGSVNNPETSSYHLEIFTIYEEHNEALCKLMNSFKLHARSLERKNGYICYLKEAEKITEFLVNIGAHQALLRFEDIRIMRDMRNSVNRLVNCETANLNKTIGAAFRQVENIKYIENTVGLGALPEKLREIAELRVKHQDVTLKELGELMSAPISKSGINHRLRKIDEFAEKVRKGDIIHE
- a CDS encoding HPr family phosphocarrier protein, whose amino-acid sequence is MDKEIKIDLKTGLQARAAAQFVQEANRFSSEIFIEKDSKRANAKSIMGLMSIALGPGETFTLIAEGKDEEQAIEVLSKFVSTPVS
- the clpP gene encoding ATP-dependent Clp endopeptidase proteolytic subunit ClpP encodes the protein MNLIPTVIEQTNRGERAYDIYSRLLKDRIIMLGSAIDDNVANSIVAQLLFLAAEDPEKDISLYINSPGGSITAGMAIYDTMQFIKPKVSTICIGMAASMGAFLLVAGEPGKRFALPNSEVMIHQPLGGTQGQASDIEIHARRIIEMREKLNQILSERTGQPLDVIQRDTDRDNFMSAAKAVEYGLIDKVMEKKLTD
- a CDS encoding spore germination protein, yielding MFWFLKKGTNENKNSTSKVELDKSLKRNIDKVHQLFSEDINADFISRSVENKNSGLKGQLFFYQSITDVKRLEREVIKPLLENKMERIESNLYIDSLKKIDDFDELVDSVNSGKVILLVDDQEYGLELDLTNYEHRAIEKAENENLVKGPKEAFTESLSTNLSLIRKNIHDKDLISEKVILGERSKNALDILYIKDLVNEDILQNVKDRISTIKDDNVRNLELLEQHIEDNPNSIMPTILYTERPDRASWYLEDGYIVLLMDNSSACLILPVTFWAFLQNPEDYYLRFMFGNFSRIIRLISFFITIFVSAIYVAVTNYHSEMIPPDLLFAIAASRERVPFPIFFEILMMELAFEIIREAGLRIPSPLGPTIGIVGALILGQAAVEANIVSPIVVIIVALSGLSSFALSDVSINYAMRISRFLFIVSAAVFGFFGLCGAFLLWTIYLTSIRSFGVPYLAILPISKRSSKGTMFRRSVKSEKWRPLYLNPKDSTKK
- a CDS encoding GerAB/ArcD/ProY family transporter, with protein sequence MKGNIQGKEIYALILLVVGSHLADTTPTILAQSGKNAFWQMPVVAFVVMLPSLLVLLYLLKKYKDKNLVTLIKTILGKYVGGFVVILLCLLVFAELFSYSRTTIDELSKMYFPNSPIIVMYGILIFICIVGARKGFENIANTAWIVVPYIKISVFLLAILIMQEAIWNRIFPIWGDGLWVLVVEGAKKGSLFADVFLVVVAYNQMKSRKSFVGATVFGSFTALIEVTFFFLVYSVVFDYKSIDNVSSPFHEMTRYVSFGTFVTNLETFFMFFWLFTMMIRYVFLLYIVAWIFGELFKIKDFEPLLISIGFLAVVVGIVPHDSIENTLIVRDYIMNGMTLFYFILPFLLWSVSKIKGDLST
- a CDS encoding Ger(x)C family spore germination protein — encoded protein: MKKVIVCLLLLTILSGCFDRTEVEEKAYVIALGLDLPEDKESNQFDISMQIANPESSSIALGGGQSSEPPKETVTIRANDLIAARSTANTVVSRQLTFDHTNILVVSEELARSKKFINVIQAASRDRQLRRGLQIVVSKERASEFLRNNNPTTETRPHKYFRFIMEDAAQQGFIPDADLHRFFQITEGDADLFLAAYATATPEQGNKNGLEDEYVAGEVPIQAGSKTQFIGSAVFKEGQMIDTLTGEETRLAILLDNTQKYVFGLGTYKDPKSEEFRITARFMPLDSAEIKIELDKNNQATINVDVPFNLELLAVPSLINYFTNQKNKELLKKTIEESLEKKSEELVKKTQEVYGAEPFYWSLYVRKYFKTIKEYEKADWNKKIYPHAKVNINYSLNQLTYGKLIKNSNLNEIRD